A single region of the Lactobacillus isalae genome encodes:
- a CDS encoding matrixin family metalloprotease, producing MKRFFKTILVLAFLFIGLDFAYQKAAPEIEKTFGTRNPLPYLTAKVQQFISPEKIQNDDKNADSDKGHTFETNTATVYLDLSDPTLKQAAMDGINIWNNTGAFTFKTTNDKNNAKIIIKAMDDGQTNAAGLTDTQYNSLTGHLIKATVNLNSYYLLNPSYGYNHGRIVNTVEHELGHAIGLGHKDGISVMYPQGSFYTIQPSDVEDVRKLYKEQ from the coding sequence GTGAAACGATTTTTTAAAACAATTCTAGTTCTAGCCTTTCTGTTTATAGGACTGGACTTTGCTTATCAAAAAGCCGCCCCAGAAATTGAAAAAACTTTTGGAACTAGAAACCCGCTCCCATATCTAACAGCCAAAGTCCAACAGTTTATTTCACCTGAAAAAATTCAAAATGACGATAAAAATGCCGATAGTGATAAAGGTCATACTTTCGAGACCAATACAGCAACAGTCTATCTCGACCTCTCTGATCCAACTCTCAAGCAAGCAGCGATGGATGGTATTAATATTTGGAATAATACAGGTGCCTTTACTTTCAAAACAACAAATGATAAAAATAATGCAAAAATAATTATTAAAGCGATGGATGATGGTCAAACTAACGCTGCTGGTCTAACTGATACGCAATATAATTCTTTAACCGGTCATTTAATTAAGGCTACTGTTAATTTAAATTCATATTATCTCTTAAATCCAAGCTATGGCTATAATCACGGCCGAATCGTCAATACCGTTGAACATGAACTAGGGCATGCTATCGGTTTAGGACACAAAGATGGCATTTCAGTTATGTATCCTCAAGGATCTTTTTACACAATTCAACCAAGCGATGTTGAAGACGTTAGAAAATTATATAAAGAACAATAA
- the helD gene encoding RNA polymerase recycling motor HelD, with amino-acid sequence MLEIGDLILVKETEQQKEQKHLDEVLGLIKKKESELDHSIEHAQNEAQNINSHFFDDVKLDYDGYSTSMDTALSIHQQQQMLAERQNAWQHSAKQLSTLQRLEKKPYFARVDFQEPNEDPETIYIGLGSFADKEDHFLIYDWRAPISSIYYDGKLGKVSYNAPDGVQTVDMTKKRQFLIEDGKITNMFDTNESIGDQMLLNVLNEKSSTQMKSIVTTIQREQNKIIRNTSADLLFVQGAAGSGKTSAIMQRVAYLLYRYRGNLTSSDVIMFSPNQLFNDYVKNVLPEMGEQNMVQMTYWQFVSRRVPGMNVENLFEQFEDNEQNDKIVNLKDSLQFFNAVTRYAKHLEKNGLIFKNIYFKSKKKPFFDKEKIKEIYYGFNENYHLRNRIEATKESLINSLNRRIEPETRKAWVDKTIESLDQEQLNKLYDRPDQEFESSAKEEHFLARKIVIKQLKQVSRKIHQNRFLNIRAQYLRFLRAVPKLIDLSKWDISQEEWEAHIEKVKERFRNGKIKMADISPYLYLYDLVTGRRTDYEMRYAFIDEIQDYTPFQLAYLKYNFPRAKFTMLGDLNQAIFTKDESKTLLSQISKLFDPEKTDVVQLTKSYRSTKELTNFTKQILRQGEKIEAFDRRGPKPAFYKRDSLEKEYKALEDILVENDEQKLTTAIITKTLAEAQEVAKVLKERKIKATLIGSANQRLVPGTLVMPSYLAKGLEFDAVVAWDVSKDNYHQLDETQLLYTITSRAMYKLDLIYTGEKSPLFDNLDEKTYINK; translated from the coding sequence ATGCTAGAAATAGGTGACTTAATTTTGGTAAAAGAAACTGAACAACAAAAAGAACAAAAACATTTAGATGAGGTTCTTGGTTTAATTAAAAAGAAAGAAAGCGAATTAGATCATTCAATTGAACACGCACAAAATGAAGCTCAAAATATTAATTCGCATTTTTTTGATGATGTGAAATTAGACTATGATGGTTATTCAACTTCAATGGATACCGCTCTATCGATTCACCAACAGCAACAAATGTTGGCAGAACGTCAAAATGCATGGCAGCATTCCGCTAAACAATTATCAACGTTGCAGCGTTTAGAAAAGAAACCTTACTTTGCTAGAGTAGATTTTCAAGAACCTAATGAAGATCCAGAAACAATTTATATTGGTTTGGGGTCTTTTGCAGATAAAGAAGATCACTTTTTGATTTATGACTGGCGTGCACCTATATCTTCCATTTACTATGATGGTAAATTAGGCAAGGTTTCTTATAATGCTCCTGATGGCGTTCAGACAGTTGATATGACTAAAAAACGTCAATTTTTGATTGAAGACGGCAAGATTACTAATATGTTTGATACTAATGAATCAATTGGGGATCAAATGCTCTTAAACGTCTTAAATGAAAAATCTTCTACGCAAATGAAATCGATTGTAACGACGATTCAACGTGAGCAGAATAAGATTATTAGAAATACTAGTGCCGATCTTTTATTTGTTCAAGGGGCAGCAGGATCTGGTAAAACATCAGCTATTATGCAACGTGTAGCATATTTGCTTTACAGATATCGTGGCAATTTGACTTCTAGCGATGTTATTATGTTTAGTCCTAACCAATTATTTAATGACTATGTTAAAAATGTTCTACCTGAAATGGGTGAACAAAATATGGTGCAGATGACTTACTGGCAGTTTGTTTCTCGTCGTGTTCCAGGGATGAATGTTGAAAACTTGTTTGAACAATTTGAGGACAATGAGCAAAACGACAAGATAGTTAACTTAAAGGATTCGCTTCAATTCTTTAATGCTGTAACTCGGTATGCCAAGCACCTTGAAAAGAATGGTTTGATTTTTAAAAATATTTACTTTAAGAGTAAGAAGAAGCCATTTTTTGATAAAGAAAAAATTAAAGAAATATACTATGGTTTCAATGAAAACTATCATCTAAGAAATAGAATTGAAGCTACTAAAGAGAGTTTAATTAATAGCTTAAACAGAAGAATTGAGCCAGAAACTAGGAAAGCATGGGTTGATAAGACAATTGAGTCATTAGATCAAGAACAGCTAAATAAGTTGTATGATCGTCCAGACCAAGAGTTTGAATCAAGTGCTAAAGAAGAGCATTTCTTAGCTCGTAAAATTGTAATTAAGCAGTTAAAGCAAGTTAGCCGCAAGATCCACCAGAACCGTTTCTTGAATATTCGTGCGCAATATTTACGTTTCTTGCGTGCTGTTCCTAAGCTGATTGACTTAAGTAAGTGGGATATCAGCCAAGAAGAGTGGGAAGCACATATTGAAAAAGTTAAGGAAAGATTTAGAAATGGCAAGATCAAGATGGCTGATATTTCACCATACTTGTACTTGTATGACTTGGTAACAGGCCGCAGAACTGACTATGAAATGCGTTATGCCTTTATTGATGAAATTCAGGATTATACGCCATTCCAATTAGCTTACCTTAAGTACAACTTCCCAAGAGCTAAGTTTACGATGCTGGGAGATTTGAACCAGGCTATTTTTACTAAAGATGAAAGTAAGACTCTGTTAAGTCAAATTTCTAAGTTGTTTGATCCAGAAAAGACTGACGTTGTTCAATTAACGAAGTCTTACCGTTCAACTAAAGAATTGACGAACTTCACTAAGCAAATTCTAAGACAAGGCGAAAAGATTGAAGCCTTTGATCGCCGTGGTCCTAAGCCTGCCTTTTATAAGCGTGATAGTCTTGAAAAAGAATATAAGGCTTTAGAAGATATCTTAGTGGAAAATGATGAACAAAAGTTAACAACTGCTATCATTACGAAGACATTAGCTGAAGCACAGGAAGTAGCTAAGGTTTTGAAAGAAAGAAAAATCAAGGCAACTTTGATTGGATCAGCTAATCAGCGTTTAGTACCAGGAACTTTAGTTATGCCATCATACTTAGCTAAAGGATTGGAATTTGATGCGGTAGTAGCTTGGGATGTTTCAAAAGATAATTATCATCAACTTGACGAAACACAATTGCTTTATACAATTACGTCACGTGCAATGTATAAACTTGATTTAATTTATACAGGTGAAAAGAGTCCATTGTTTGATAATTTAGATGAAAAAACTTACATAAATAAGTAA
- a CDS encoding AAA family ATPase, which produces MSEKDVKKNEVPQNRDKEFLADPWARTRTRNGLAADEVISALQKSIRKGKERVACEFAYEMYISSPQMEEKLWRRLQAISVEDIGMGNPQAPILINSLNQMRQNFSYNEPDRAMMFVHAIRYLCESTKDRSSDLLKNIIIKNFALGYVPEIPDYALDKHTTRGQKMGRGSMHFLEVDSKVTPQLKVDNDYWDEYHKIRENWDDSKVIPNAFKFNPYQI; this is translated from the coding sequence ATGTCAGAAAAAGATGTTAAGAAAAATGAAGTACCACAAAATAGAGATAAAGAATTTCTAGCTGATCCATGGGCTAGAACTAGAACCAGAAACGGATTAGCAGCTGATGAAGTTATCTCTGCATTACAAAAGTCAATCAGAAAAGGTAAGGAACGTGTAGCATGTGAATTTGCCTACGAAATGTACATTTCTTCACCACAAATGGAGGAAAAATTATGGCGTCGCCTTCAGGCTATTTCGGTTGAGGATATAGGAATGGGAAATCCACAAGCTCCGATTTTGATTAACAGTTTAAATCAAATGAGACAGAACTTTAGCTATAATGAACCTGATCGCGCCATGATGTTTGTTCATGCAATTCGTTACTTATGCGAATCAACTAAAGATCGTTCTTCTGATTTACTTAAGAATATCATTATTAAGAACTTTGCTCTAGGTTATGTACCAGAAATTCCAGATTATGCATTAGATAAACATACAACTCGTGGTCAAAAAATGGGAAGAGGAAGTATGCATTTTTTAGAAGTAGATTCTAAAGTTACGCCGCAACTAAAAGTGGATAATGATTATTGGGATGAATATCACAAGATTAGAGAAAATTGGGATGATAGTAAAGTCATACCTAATGCTTTCAAGTTCAATCCATATCAGATTTAA
- a CDS encoding MurR/RpiR family transcriptional regulator, protein MNIQTISEKFQLNTDEQKILIYMNQHRNEIKNINIRELAKRTFSSPSFIVKTCKKMKLSGYSELVFLIADAPNFPNNTENDLKVESYVKPFSNLMDKHKDSMIMILGSGYSQNIANYMSEYLNLNGFRCTSNSHLEMLRKHKDTLVIIISNSGETKRLAELCTQAKKNNRDVLSFTGDKNSTIAKHSTLAISSDTFNPTSFDSHYPQLFFGLTLIYFELLMSNFLSN, encoded by the coding sequence ATGAATATTCAAACCATTAGCGAAAAGTTTCAATTGAATACTGATGAACAAAAAATCTTAATTTATATGAATCAACACCGTAATGAAATTAAAAATATCAATATTCGTGAACTAGCTAAAAGAACATTTTCTTCTCCTAGCTTTATCGTAAAGACTTGTAAAAAGATGAAGCTTTCAGGATATTCAGAACTAGTCTTTCTAATAGCAGATGCACCAAATTTTCCCAATAATACTGAAAACGACTTAAAAGTAGAGTCATACGTAAAGCCTTTTTCCAACTTGATGGATAAGCATAAAGACTCAATGATCATGATATTGGGTAGTGGTTACTCTCAAAATATTGCTAATTACATGAGCGAATATCTCAACTTAAATGGTTTTCGTTGCACATCAAATTCACACCTAGAAATGCTCAGGAAACATAAGGATACTCTCGTAATCATTATCAGTAATTCTGGAGAAACAAAGCGACTTGCGGAACTTTGCACACAAGCTAAGAAAAATAATCGTGATGTTTTATCTTTTACTGGAGATAAAAATTCAACAATTGCAAAACATTCAACGCTTGCTATAAGTTCTGATACTTTTAATCCTACTTCTTTTGACAGCCATTACCCTCAGCTGTTTTTTGGTCTAACACTCATCTACTTTGAATTATTAATGAGTAACTTTTTGTCTAATTAG
- a CDS encoding PTS sugar transporter subunit IIC, with protein MAETTAKKDSLITKLDKVLTPIGQKLGNEKHLQAISNGMLFGLPFLVIGSFFLIVANPPIVLDRYNSQTANSFMQWLAGWKYWAVAHYAQITVPYNMTMGIFGMICAFGIAYELSKSYRRLHPATDGMISLVTFLMVATTVDKNNKISINNLGTNGLFVAIIIGLLAVEINRGIEKSKLKVKLPASIPPMVANFINSLIPLLANIFIFYGANLILISVTHADFTTFIMQYLTPATFMANSLWGYILIVTLGNLLWLIGVNGSNVIFPIVFATGIAATGANAALVAKGLAPTHLMNLQMFRIAVLGGSGNSLALVILMMRSKVEKYRALGKLSIIPGICSINEPIIFGTPICFNPILGIPFLIAPIINIILTYIAENLHWIGMGYIVDPSFTPFFFQAYMSSMDWRNIIFEIILIIIGIFIYLPFFRVAEQNELRKQETVE; from the coding sequence ATGGCTGAAACTACTGCTAAAAAAGATTCACTGATTACTAAATTGGATAAAGTTTTAACGCCTATTGGACAAAAACTTGGAAATGAAAAGCATTTGCAAGCCATTTCAAATGGTATGCTTTTCGGATTGCCATTTTTGGTAATTGGTTCGTTCTTCTTGATTGTTGCTAATCCACCGATCGTACTTGATAGATATAATTCACAAACTGCTAATAGCTTTATGCAATGGCTTGCTGGCTGGAAATATTGGGCAGTTGCGCACTATGCTCAAATAACTGTTCCGTACAATATGACTATGGGAATTTTTGGTATGATTTGTGCATTTGGTATTGCATATGAACTAAGCAAGTCGTATCGTCGACTTCATCCTGCTACTGATGGCATGATTTCATTAGTTACATTTTTAATGGTAGCCACTACTGTTGATAAGAATAATAAGATCAGTATTAATAACTTAGGAACAAATGGACTATTTGTAGCAATTATTATTGGATTACTAGCTGTTGAAATTAACCGCGGGATTGAAAAGAGTAAGTTAAAGGTAAAGTTACCGGCATCAATTCCCCCAATGGTAGCAAACTTTATTAATTCTCTTATCCCGCTTTTAGCAAATATCTTTATCTTTTATGGTGCTAATTTGATTCTAATTAGTGTAACACACGCTGATTTTACTACATTTATTATGCAATACCTGACGCCAGCTACGTTTATGGCTAACAGTTTATGGGGCTATATCCTGATAGTTACTCTAGGAAACTTATTATGGTTAATCGGAGTTAATGGTAGTAATGTAATCTTTCCAATCGTTTTTGCAACAGGGATTGCAGCTACTGGTGCTAATGCAGCTTTAGTAGCCAAAGGGTTAGCACCCACTCATTTAATGAATTTACAAATGTTTAGAATTGCTGTTTTAGGTGGATCAGGTAATTCACTTGCTTTGGTAATTTTAATGATGAGAAGCAAAGTGGAAAAATATCGTGCATTAGGAAAATTATCAATTATTCCTGGAATATGCAGTATTAATGAACCGATAATTTTTGGTACACCAATTTGTTTCAATCCTATTCTAGGCATTCCGTTTTTGATTGCTCCAATTATTAATATTATTCTTACTTATATTGCTGAAAATTTGCACTGGATCGGAATGGGATACATTGTTGATCCTTCATTTACGCCATTCTTTTTTCAAGCATATATGAGTTCAATGGATTGGAGAAATATCATTTTTGAAATAATTTTAATTATTATAGGTATTTTTATTTATCTTCCGTTCTTTAGAGTTGCTGAACAAAATGAATTAAGAAAACAAGAGACAGTTGAGTAA
- a CDS encoding C39 family peptidase, producing the protein MKRISRARKYRRRRRILYTFLLLITAGVVALVLNFDKIQDEYDWLTLKPEQKLNVPLEKQLPDLPNGCEVTSLSMLLNYYDIDVSKLELSSNIKHVSSFIGNDYRGNPHVGFVGYMSIKNAGWCVYNEPLYNVARKYTKRIRNYSGNDFIRVLKLVSKGHPVMIITTLKFDHVNDMQTWQTKQGKVNVTPSSHACVITGYNKKKRIVYVNDPYGVKNKKVDLKKIEASYNQQGKQALYVE; encoded by the coding sequence ATGAAAAGAATAAGTAGAGCTAGAAAATATCGGCGTAGAAGAAGAATTTTATATACATTTTTACTATTAATTACTGCAGGAGTAGTCGCTTTAGTACTTAATTTTGATAAGATTCAAGATGAATATGATTGGCTTACTTTAAAACCAGAACAGAAGTTAAATGTTCCTTTAGAAAAACAATTGCCAGACTTACCGAATGGCTGCGAAGTCACTTCACTATCAATGCTTTTGAATTATTATGATATTGATGTAAGTAAACTAGAATTGTCTTCTAACATTAAGCATGTTTCTTCTTTTATTGGAAATGATTATCGTGGCAATCCTCATGTTGGCTTTGTTGGTTACATGAGTATCAAAAATGCAGGTTGGTGCGTTTATAATGAGCCGCTATATAATGTTGCTAGAAAATATACTAAGAGAATTCGCAATTATTCTGGCAATGATTTTATCAGAGTACTGAAGCTAGTATCTAAGGGACATCCGGTAATGATCATTACGACTTTAAAATTCGATCATGTCAACGATATGCAGACATGGCAGACTAAGCAGGGAAAAGTTAATGTGACGCCTTCTTCTCATGCATGCGTAATTACTGGATATAATAAAAAGAAGAGGATTGTTTACGTAAATGATCCTTATGGTGTTAAAAATAAAAAAGTGGATTTAAAGAAAATAGAAGCCAGTTACAATCAGCAAGGTAAACAAGCTTTGTACGTAGAATAG
- a CDS encoding MurR/RpiR family transcriptional regulator translates to MEFIQIYNQNKDKLTRSENKLANYIASHTERVIYDTIKSLGKATNTGDATIVRLCKKLGYSGFSDLKIALAQDSMMIPAKEHEGEETTFESSSKILVASIQKTEELINPVTLNKAVGLLAQAKRIHIFGLGHSGESARDYERTWLRIGLIANAESDPHIQVQVATLLNKDDVVVGLSLSGHTKDTYQSLKVAQKYGAKIISITNDLSSPIAQLGDVSLQTSVSEFMNIGTVAGQVSQLYLCDVLAREYEKLNKVDVDKIKERALSEVMKKSI, encoded by the coding sequence ATGGAATTTATACAGATCTATAACCAAAATAAAGACAAATTAACTAGGTCAGAAAACAAGTTAGCTAACTATATTGCTTCGCATACTGAGCGCGTGATTTATGACACTATTAAGTCACTGGGAAAGGCAACCAATACTGGAGATGCAACGATCGTTAGATTATGTAAAAAACTAGGTTATTCAGGTTTTTCTGATCTAAAAATTGCTTTAGCACAAGATTCAATGATGATCCCTGCAAAAGAGCATGAGGGAGAAGAAACAACTTTTGAATCAAGTAGCAAAATTTTGGTAGCTTCAATTCAAAAAACGGAAGAATTAATTAATCCGGTGACGCTCAATAAAGCTGTGGGGTTATTAGCACAGGCAAAAAGAATTCATATTTTTGGTCTGGGACATTCAGGAGAATCGGCGCGAGACTATGAGAGAACTTGGCTTAGAATAGGATTAATTGCTAATGCTGAATCGGATCCTCATATTCAAGTTCAAGTTGCAACCTTGCTAAATAAGGATGATGTAGTAGTAGGATTGTCTCTCTCAGGTCATACTAAAGATACTTACCAATCTTTAAAAGTAGCTCAAAAATATGGAGCAAAAATTATTTCAATTACTAACGATCTATCATCTCCGATTGCTCAACTAGGGGATGTAAGTTTGCAGACGTCAGTTAGCGAATTTATGAATATTGGTACAGTAGCAGGACAGGTATCGCAATTATATTTGTGCGACGTTTTAGCTAGGGAATATGAAAAGCTCAACAAGGTTGATGTCGATAAAATTAAAGAGCGAGCTTTGTCAGAAGTAATGAAAAAATCTATTTAG
- a CDS encoding SGNH/GDSL hydrolase family protein, with translation MKKLILFGDSLLAGYIDGHATNIVTQGLQEKLPKFTIINNSVPGTTTEEAIDFYELRVKPFDYDLVILSLGTNDANIHFGLSAGRYAHNLQVLVDLIGADKTLLMGPSYTNWKIAPDQAWPKTLQFELVAEECHCENKIPFLNFAKVMRKTGYPNKLLQKDGIHLNKAGNKLLIEKLAELVEEKEMVTTS, from the coding sequence ATGAAAAAATTAATTCTTTTTGGTGATTCCCTACTTGCAGGTTATATTGATGGACACGCAACTAATATTGTAACTCAAGGACTGCAAGAAAAATTACCTAAATTTACAATTATTAATAATTCTGTACCTGGCACAACTACTGAAGAAGCAATTGATTTTTACGAGCTAAGAGTCAAGCCTTTTGATTATGACCTAGTTATTCTTTCTTTAGGTACTAATGATGCTAATATACACTTTGGCTTAAGCGCTGGTCGATATGCGCATAACTTACAAGTATTAGTTGACTTAATTGGAGCTGATAAAACATTATTAATGGGACCTTCCTATACTAATTGGAAAATCGCTCCAGATCAAGCCTGGCCTAAAACTTTGCAATTTGAGTTAGTTGCAGAAGAATGTCATTGTGAAAACAAGATTCCATTTTTAAATTTTGCTAAAGTCATGCGTAAAACAGGTTATCCTAATAAGCTATTACAAAAAGACGGAATCCATTTGAATAAAGCTGGAAACAAATTATTAATTGAAAAACTAGCAGAACTAGTCGAAGAAAAAGAAATGGTTACTACATCATAA
- a CDS encoding calcium-translocating P-type ATPase, PMCA-type, whose translation MDNQKQPPSYSQTINELFSNLETNSSGLSEPEAARRLKKYGPNALAEKPPKSVLMMLKEQIIDPMILILLGAAVFSAILNEWVEAGVIFFIVVVNSIIGIIQEKKAQSSLAALKTMSAPTATVIRDGMDKIIPANELVIGDLVSLASGDMVPADLRLTQSANLKIAEASLTGESIASEKNANAVLSPDCPLGDRKNMAYTSSIVTYGRGSGIVTKTGMDTEIGQIAGMLENNDTDDTPLKRKLNAVGKILTIIGLIICVLIFAIGAFYGRPLLPQFLVAISLAISIIPEGLPATATIIMALGVQRMAKQHALIKKLPAVETLGNATVICSDKTGTLTLNKMTVTHLANGDDFLNKKVLSVEKISKNSNSYKQLIYASSLCNDASFNLDNPKEAIGDPTESALLPLAQDLGYSALNLRKEYPRLSECPFDSIRKRMTTVHEISNEYVAYTKGALDELLPLCDYILTSNGTRRLTKADKDNILALSHKMADQALRVLGFASKNILNLPQEDEDIEQQLVFLGAVGMIDPARDEVKASIKMAREAGIKTIMITGDHKSTAVAIAKNLGIYINGNTVISGTELNEMTDKQLDQAVKSTTVFARVSPNDKLRIIQSLKRNDEVVAMTGDGVNDSPALKAADIGVAMGIGGTDVAKDVSDMILLNDSFTTITAAIKEGRKVYRNIQKVIQFLLVGNIAEITTLFVATIFNWDAPLLAVHILWVNLATASLPALALGVDPASKNIMKHKPVKTGTLFERDLIWRVISQGIFVALMTLLAYWIGATFDNPIAGQTMAFCVLALSQMLRAFNQHSNTDPIWVRGNKMNVWLIVSFIVSAILMGIILFTPNLQSMFHLTDLSVRQWLVVIILSLFSILQVEITKLIKRLSRVRQKDRKLQTATD comes from the coding sequence ATGGATAATCAGAAACAACCTCCCTCGTATTCTCAAACAATAAATGAGTTATTTTCGAATTTAGAAACAAATTCTTCTGGCTTAAGTGAGCCAGAAGCTGCGAGACGATTAAAGAAATATGGTCCTAATGCTCTAGCCGAAAAGCCACCAAAATCAGTTTTAATGATGCTCAAAGAACAGATCATTGACCCTATGATTCTGATTTTACTAGGAGCAGCTGTTTTTTCTGCTATTTTAAACGAATGGGTGGAAGCAGGTGTGATTTTCTTTATCGTTGTAGTTAACTCAATCATTGGCATTATCCAAGAAAAGAAAGCACAGTCTTCTCTTGCAGCCCTTAAAACTATGAGTGCGCCAACAGCTACAGTTATTCGTGATGGCATGGATAAAATCATCCCTGCTAACGAATTAGTTATTGGCGACCTTGTGAGCTTAGCTAGTGGTGACATGGTACCCGCGGACTTGCGATTAACTCAATCAGCTAACTTAAAAATTGCAGAAGCTTCTTTAACGGGAGAATCTATTGCTAGCGAAAAGAATGCGAATGCTGTTCTTTCACCAGACTGTCCCCTAGGAGATAGAAAAAATATGGCTTACACTTCTTCAATCGTTACTTATGGTCGAGGAAGCGGAATTGTAACTAAAACCGGGATGGATACCGAGATCGGTCAAATTGCTGGCATGCTCGAAAATAATGATACTGACGATACACCACTTAAACGTAAACTTAATGCAGTAGGTAAAATTTTAACAATCATTGGTTTAATTATCTGCGTGTTAATTTTTGCAATTGGTGCCTTTTATGGTCGTCCACTTTTACCCCAATTTTTGGTAGCCATTTCTTTAGCTATTTCAATTATCCCAGAGGGTCTGCCAGCAACAGCAACAATCATTATGGCACTTGGCGTGCAACGAATGGCAAAGCAACATGCCTTAATTAAGAAGTTACCAGCTGTTGAAACTCTAGGAAATGCGACGGTTATTTGTTCTGATAAGACAGGAACATTAACGCTAAATAAAATGACTGTAACTCATTTGGCTAATGGTGATGATTTCCTTAATAAAAAAGTTCTAAGTGTAGAAAAAATAAGTAAAAATTCTAATTCATATAAGCAATTAATTTATGCATCTAGCCTGTGTAATGATGCTAGCTTTAATTTAGATAATCCTAAAGAAGCAATCGGAGATCCAACTGAAAGTGCACTCCTTCCTTTAGCACAAGATTTAGGTTATTCAGCTCTTAACTTAAGAAAAGAATATCCAAGGCTTAGCGAATGTCCTTTCGATTCAATTAGGAAGAGAATGACTACGGTTCATGAAATAAGCAATGAATATGTTGCATACACTAAAGGTGCTTTAGATGAATTACTACCACTTTGCGACTACATTCTCACAAGCAATGGTACGCGTAGGTTAACTAAAGCTGATAAAGACAATATCCTTGCCTTATCACATAAAATGGCTGATCAAGCATTGAGAGTTCTAGGATTTGCAAGTAAAAACATTTTAAACTTACCTCAAGAAGATGAAGATATAGAGCAGCAGTTAGTTTTCTTAGGTGCTGTTGGTATGATTGACCCTGCTAGAGATGAAGTTAAAGCATCTATTAAGATGGCTCGTGAAGCGGGAATTAAAACAATCATGATCACAGGAGATCATAAAAGCACAGCAGTCGCTATTGCTAAAAATTTAGGTATTTATATTAATGGAAACACTGTTATTTCAGGAACTGAACTAAATGAAATGACAGACAAGCAATTAGATCAAGCAGTTAAATCTACCACCGTTTTTGCCCGCGTTTCACCAAATGATAAATTAAGAATTATCCAAAGCCTAAAGCGAAATGATGAAGTTGTAGCAATGACAGGCGATGGAGTTAATGACTCACCCGCCTTAAAAGCTGCTGATATCGGAGTTGCCATGGGGATTGGTGGTACAGATGTTGCCAAAGATGTTTCAGACATGATTTTACTTAATGACAGCTTTACAACAATTACAGCTGCCATTAAAGAAGGTCGAAAAGTATACCGCAATATTCAGAAAGTAATTCAATTCTTACTCGTTGGTAATATTGCAGAAATTACCACTCTATTTGTAGCTACAATCTTCAACTGGGATGCACCCCTACTTGCCGTTCATATTCTCTGGGTTAACCTGGCTACCGCTAGCTTGCCTGCTTTAGCATTAGGGGTTGATCCAGCAAGTAAAAATATCATGAAACATAAACCAGTAAAAACTGGAACCTTATTTGAAAGAGATCTTATCTGGCGCGTCATTAGTCAGGGAATATTTGTTGCCTTGATGACCTTGTTAGCTTACTGGATAGGCGCAACTTTCGATAATCCAATTGCTGGTCAAACAATGGCGTTCTGTGTTTTAGCCTTATCTCAAATGCTTCGGGCATTTAACCAGCATTCTAATACTGATCCAATTTGGGTTAGAGGAAATAAAATGAATGTTTGGCTAATAGTTTCTTTTATTGTTTCAGCCATTTTAATGGGAATTATTCTCTTTACCCCTAACTTACAATCTATGTTTCACTTAACTGATCTTAGTGTCAGACAGTGGCTAGTAGTAATTATCCTTTCCTTATTCTCAATCTTACAAGTTGAAATTACTAAGTTAATTAAGCGACTAAGTAGAGTTAGACAAAAAGATCGCAAATTACAAACAGCTACTGACTAA